From one Formosa sediminum genomic stretch:
- the infB gene encoding translation initiation factor IF-2: MAETIRLNKVLRELNISIDRAVDFLESKGMEIDKRPTTKISQEVYNVLSGEFQTDASKKVASQEVSEAKLKEKEALREQRERELEAKQKEEAKRDQIVKAKSHLSGPKQVGKIDLNPKPKETTKPVEKKEVPVQPKAEEEKPKEIVSEEKKVKVEAKQEEKPIVKPVTKPEYKEQKPVQKDHSKVQHHTPKVEQKPKTVTPPSQPTPSKPVQEDKKKNFSKPTEPVKKTEPKAEEDKPVVDERIETKYTKLSGPKIAGEKIDLSQFNKPKKKPVAKTGDNASANKRKRRRISKPGDNTNKPGGNSNGPGRTVKPSNYKGKRAGGPGQSKRPIVKEEPSEAEVQKQVRETLEKLQGKSNKGKGAKYRRDKRDSHREQSQKDIDQQEAESKILKVTEFVTASEVATMMDVSVTQIISACMSLGMMVTMNQRLDAETLSIVADEFGYQVEFVTSDLEENIEVVEDKPEDLVERAPIITVMGHVDHGKTSLLDYIRKENVIAGESGGITQHIGAYGVTLESGQKIAFLDTPGHEAFTAMRARGAQVTDLAIIVIAADDDIMPQTKEAIAHAQAAGVPIVFAINKIDRPAANPDRIKEGLAQMNLLVEDWGGKIQSHDISAKQGTGVKELLEKVLLEAELLELKANPNKLALGTVVEAFLDKGRGYVSTILVQAGTLKIGDYVLAGKNSGKIKAMHDERGNEIKEAGPSTPVSILGLDGAPQAGDKFNVFEDEREAKQIATKRTQLQREQSVRTQRHITLDEIGRRIALGDFQELNIILKGDVDGSVEALTDSFQKLSTEEIQVNIIHKGVGAITESDVLLASASDAIIIGFNVRPMGNARTIADKEEIDIRTYSIIYDAINDLKDAMEGMLSPELKEEITGTAEIREIFKVSKIGSIAGCMVTNGKVVRTNGIRLIRDGVVVYTGELASLKRFKDDVKEVTKGYDCGMQIKNYNDIKEGDVIESFHEVEVKKKLK, translated from the coding sequence ATGGCTGAAACAATAAGATTAAATAAAGTTTTACGTGAGTTAAACATCTCTATCGACCGTGCAGTAGATTTTTTAGAGTCTAAAGGTATGGAAATCGATAAGCGTCCTACTACAAAAATTTCACAGGAAGTATACAATGTGCTTTCTGGAGAATTTCAAACAGATGCAAGTAAGAAGGTGGCCTCTCAAGAAGTAAGCGAAGCGAAGCTGAAAGAAAAAGAAGCCTTGCGTGAACAGCGCGAGCGCGAACTTGAAGCTAAACAAAAAGAAGAAGCTAAGAGAGACCAGATAGTTAAAGCCAAATCACATCTCTCAGGTCCAAAACAAGTAGGTAAAATCGATTTAAATCCTAAACCTAAGGAAACGACTAAACCTGTAGAGAAAAAGGAAGTACCCGTCCAGCCAAAAGCAGAAGAGGAGAAACCTAAGGAGATTGTTTCAGAAGAGAAAAAGGTTAAAGTTGAGGCGAAACAGGAAGAAAAACCTATAGTGAAACCCGTAACTAAACCAGAGTATAAAGAACAAAAACCAGTTCAAAAGGATCACTCTAAAGTACAACACCACACTCCTAAAGTAGAGCAAAAGCCTAAAACTGTAACACCACCTTCACAACCAACGCCTTCAAAACCTGTTCAAGAGGACAAGAAAAAAAACTTTTCAAAACCAACAGAACCCGTTAAAAAAACGGAGCCTAAGGCAGAAGAAGATAAACCGGTTGTAGACGAGCGTATTGAAACTAAATATACTAAACTTTCAGGACCAAAAATTGCAGGAGAAAAAATAGATTTATCCCAATTTAATAAACCTAAAAAGAAACCTGTTGCTAAAACAGGAGATAATGCCTCTGCGAATAAAAGAAAACGTAGACGTATTAGTAAACCTGGAGATAATACAAATAAACCTGGAGGAAATTCTAACGGACCAGGAAGAACGGTTAAACCTAGCAACTATAAAGGAAAAAGAGCTGGCGGTCCAGGTCAATCTAAACGTCCAATAGTTAAAGAGGAGCCTAGCGAAGCAGAAGTACAAAAACAAGTTAGAGAAACTTTAGAAAAACTTCAAGGTAAATCCAATAAAGGTAAAGGTGCAAAATATCGTAGAGATAAAAGAGATTCACATAGAGAACAAAGTCAGAAAGACATTGATCAACAAGAAGCAGAAAGCAAAATCTTAAAAGTAACAGAATTTGTTACTGCTAGTGAAGTTGCTACTATGATGGATGTTTCAGTAACTCAAATTATCTCGGCATGTATGTCGTTAGGTATGATGGTTACTATGAACCAGCGTTTAGATGCTGAAACACTTTCTATTGTAGCAGATGAATTTGGTTACCAAGTAGAATTTGTGACTTCAGACCTTGAAGAAAACATAGAAGTAGTAGAGGATAAACCAGAAGATTTGGTAGAACGTGCACCTATTATTACTGTAATGGGACACGTAGATCACGGTAAAACATCGTTATTAGATTATATCCGTAAGGAAAATGTAATCGCTGGAGAATCTGGAGGAATTACACAACATATTGGTGCATATGGAGTAACCTTAGAAAGCGGACAAAAAATAGCGTTCTTAGATACACCAGGTCACGAAGCCTTTACAGCTATGCGTGCTCGTGGTGCTCAAGTAACAGATCTAGCAATTATTGTTATTGCTGCCGATGACGATATCATGCCTCAAACAAAAGAAGCTATTGCGCATGCACAAGCAGCAGGGGTACCGATTGTTTTTGCAATTAACAAAATAGATAGACCCGCAGCTAACCCAGACCGTATTAAGGAAGGTTTAGCTCAAATGAACTTATTAGTAGAAGATTGGGGAGGTAAAATTCAATCTCATGATATTTCAGCTAAACAAGGAACAGGAGTTAAAGAATTATTAGAAAAAGTATTACTTGAAGCCGAATTGTTAGAGCTTAAAGCAAATCCTAATAAATTAGCCTTAGGAACTGTTGTTGAAGCATTTCTAGATAAAGGTAGAGGATATGTGTCTACAATTCTAGTACAAGCTGGAACATTAAAAATTGGAGATTACGTACTTGCTGGTAAAAACAGTGGTAAAATTAAAGCCATGCATGATGAGCGTGGAAATGAAATTAAAGAAGCTGGGCCAAGTACACCTGTCTCTATTTTAGGATTAGATGGTGCACCACAGGCTGGAGATAAATTTAATGTTTTTGAAGACGAGCGTGAAGCTAAACAAATTGCTACAAAACGTACGCAATTACAACGTGAACAATCTGTACGTACACAACGTCATATTACTTTAGATGAAATTGGACGTCGTATAGCATTAGGGGATTTCCAAGAATTAAACATTATTTTAAAAGGAGATGTAGATGGTTCTGTAGAAGCTTTAACAGATTCATTCCAGAAATTATCTACCGAAGAAATTCAAGTTAACATCATCCATAAAGGTGTAGGTGCCATTACAGAGAGTGATGTATTATTGGCTTCTGCTTCAGATGCAATTATTATTGGATTTAATGTAAGACCAATGGGTAATGCAAGAACTATTGCTGATAAAGAAGAAATAGATATCCGTACCTACTCTATTATTTACGATGCTATTAATGATCTTAAAGATGCAATGGAAGGTATGTTGTCTCCAGAGCTTAAAGAAGAAATTACTGGTACAGCAGAAATTAGAGAAATCTTTAAAGTATCTAAAATAGGAAGCATTGCTGGTTGTATGGTTACTAACGGTAAAGTTGTAAGAACTAATGGTATACGTTTAATTAGAGACGGTGTTGTAGTATATACAGGAGAATTAGCGTCGCTTAAACGATTTAAAGATGATGTTAAGGAAGTAACCAAAGGCTATGATTGTGGTATGCAAATTAAGAATTACAATGATATTAAAGAAGGTGACGTCATCGAATCATTCCATGAAGTTGAAGTTAAAAAGAAACTTAAATAA
- a CDS encoding glycosyltransferase family 117 protein, producing MTQFNFKKWNTILGWFAFAIALVTYGLTVEPTVSYWDAGEYILTSAKLQVGHPPGAPLFQMLGAFFSMFALKPSQIGVMLNLMSAVASAFTILFMFWTITLLLKNIIYTGKPLSKSKAMAILGSGLVGSLAFTFTDSFWFNAVETEVYAMATLIMAVMFWLGLRWEQDMNTPRGNRWLVLISFIIGLSFGVHFMGLLTIPGIALVYYFKNYKTITIKNFIIANVVAVAILLFIFKLLLPNTLKFFSTSEIFFINSIGLPFNSGTIIAALIVIAAFYFGLKYTRQKSYVHLNTLTLCLLFIFIGFSSWMMLPIRSNANVVVNENAPSDARELLAYYNLEQYPETHLFYGPQFTDQYAGLDDNNPYIDDKPNYEKDEALGKYIIVNDYERAKQNYNSKHASILPRMWSAEHAQNYMLFTGYLDFKLKPEYQMENQLRTSVSNFKNDVAQGNVDFEDYNSFLTQFGQYLDIEKPSLASNIIYMFQYQLGYMYWRYFMWNYVGRQDDIQGRYDNHGNWLSGINFIDEWHLDMPQTNLPSDVKNNKARNTYYFLPFILGLIGLFFLFNKDKKMFWVLFVFFLFTGVAIQVYTNVRPFEPRERDYSVVGSFYVFALWIGFGVYAIFDTLKKHVKSPLLAPAITLACLVLVPGIMAANNWDDHDRSDKYTARSMAKMYLDSCAENAILFTIGDNDTFALWYAQEIEGYRTDVRIVNTSLFQTDWYIDQMKRKAYESDPIPSQLTHEQYRYGTRDYIMKRIVSQDTMNIKDFINFVSSDNPKTKFKYILEMQGEDPNDYPKQLQNSNYFPVENITINVDKQTVLDNGIVAPKDADKIVDEINLKISNSALLKNRLLMLDIIANNDWKRPIYFTGGSFGDDDYLWMKDYLQLDGMCYKLVPIKTPVSRSNPFDMGRVDADLMYKKVKSWDWGNSGSPDIYHDPETRKNSISYRGNLARLMEQLINENKLDKAEDVADIAMKNMPIDYFGYYTLLEPYIAGYYEVGATEKARQLFKEVATKYQENLNYYSTLKVEKQYDMAEDIVTNIERYKSLVDVLLRHDEAFAKTEMQTFNNHLKLFEHFYGGSGPDPETPEPADIDLQSIPDSALMPAE from the coding sequence ATGACACAATTCAACTTTAAAAAGTGGAATACCATCTTAGGTTGGTTTGCTTTTGCTATTGCTTTAGTAACCTATGGACTAACTGTCGAACCTACTGTAAGCTACTGGGATGCGGGAGAATATATTTTAACCTCTGCCAAACTCCAAGTTGGTCACCCTCCAGGGGCACCTCTATTTCAAATGCTAGGTGCATTTTTCTCAATGTTTGCCTTAAAACCATCACAAATAGGTGTCATGTTAAACTTAATGAGTGCTGTAGCTAGTGCATTCACTATTTTATTCATGTTTTGGACCATTACTTTATTATTAAAGAATATAATTTACACAGGAAAACCGTTAAGTAAATCTAAAGCTATGGCTATTCTTGGCAGTGGTTTAGTAGGGAGTTTAGCATTTACATTTACAGATTCGTTTTGGTTTAATGCTGTAGAAACGGAAGTTTACGCTATGGCCACTTTAATTATGGCTGTTATGTTTTGGCTAGGCTTACGTTGGGAACAGGATATGAATACCCCACGTGGAAATCGTTGGTTAGTTTTAATTTCTTTTATTATTGGGTTATCTTTTGGGGTACATTTTATGGGACTATTAACCATTCCTGGTATTGCACTTGTTTATTATTTTAAAAATTACAAGACCATAACTATTAAAAATTTTATAATAGCTAATGTGGTTGCTGTTGCCATCTTACTTTTTATTTTTAAATTACTACTTCCTAATACACTAAAATTCTTTAGTACTTCAGAGATATTTTTCATTAATTCTATTGGATTACCTTTTAATTCCGGAACAATAATCGCTGCTTTAATTGTAATAGCAGCATTCTATTTTGGATTAAAATATACACGACAAAAAAGTTACGTACACTTAAACACTTTAACACTGTGTTTACTATTTATATTTATAGGATTTTCGTCTTGGATGATGCTACCTATTCGTTCTAACGCAAACGTAGTGGTAAATGAAAATGCACCTTCAGATGCACGTGAACTTTTGGCGTACTACAATTTAGAACAATACCCAGAAACACACTTGTTTTACGGACCTCAATTCACAGATCAATATGCTGGCTTAGATGATAACAACCCGTATATAGACGATAAACCTAATTACGAAAAGGATGAAGCTCTAGGTAAATACATTATTGTGAACGATTACGAACGAGCTAAACAAAATTACAATTCTAAACATGCATCTATACTACCAAGAATGTGGAGTGCAGAACATGCACAAAACTATATGTTATTTACAGGCTATTTAGATTTTAAGCTAAAACCTGAGTACCAAATGGAAAACCAATTACGCACATCGGTTTCAAATTTTAAAAACGATGTTGCTCAAGGTAATGTGGATTTTGAAGATTACAATAGTTTCTTAACTCAATTTGGTCAGTACTTAGATATTGAAAAACCTTCATTAGCAAGTAATATTATTTACATGTTTCAATATCAATTAGGTTATATGTATTGGCGTTATTTTATGTGGAACTATGTAGGTAGACAAGATGATATCCAAGGTAGATATGATAACCATGGAAATTGGTTAAGCGGCATAAACTTTATAGACGAATGGCACTTAGATATGCCACAAACTAACTTACCAAGCGACGTTAAAAACAATAAAGCTAGAAATACCTATTATTTCTTACCATTTATTTTAGGCCTTATTGGACTATTCTTTTTATTCAATAAAGACAAAAAAATGTTTTGGGTACTTTTTGTATTTTTCCTCTTTACTGGAGTTGCCATACAAGTATACACCAACGTAAGACCTTTTGAACCAAGAGAACGTGACTACTCTGTAGTAGGATCTTTCTATGTATTTGCCCTCTGGATCGGTTTTGGAGTCTATGCCATTTTCGATACGCTTAAAAAGCATGTAAAATCTCCGTTATTAGCTCCAGCAATTACGTTAGCATGCCTAGTTCTTGTTCCAGGAATAATGGCTGCAAATAACTGGGATGATCATGACAGATCAGACAAATACACGGCGCGCTCTATGGCAAAAATGTATTTAGACTCCTGTGCAGAAAACGCCATCTTATTTACTATTGGAGACAACGATACCTTTGCCCTTTGGTACGCTCAAGAAATTGAAGGTTACCGTACCGATGTACGTATTGTAAACACCAGTTTATTCCAAACAGACTGGTATATAGATCAAATGAAACGTAAAGCTTACGAAAGCGACCCTATACCTTCTCAGTTAACACATGAACAATACCGCTACGGTACACGTGATTATATTATGAAACGTATAGTCTCACAAGATACCATGAACATTAAAGATTTTATAAATTTTGTAAGTAGTGATAATCCTAAAACAAAATTTAAATACATCTTAGAAATGCAAGGTGAAGATCCGAACGACTATCCTAAACAGTTACAAAATTCTAATTATTTCCCTGTAGAGAATATAACAATAAATGTAGATAAGCAAACAGTATTAGACAATGGGATTGTAGCACCTAAAGATGCCGATAAAATTGTAGATGAAATTAATTTAAAAATCAGTAATAGTGCTTTATTGAAAAACCGATTGTTAATGTTAGATATAATAGCTAATAACGATTGGAAGCGTCCGATTTACTTTACTGGAGGTAGTTTTGGAGACGACGATTATTTATGGATGAAAGACTACCTGCAATTAGATGGTATGTGTTATAAATTAGTACCAATAAAAACACCGGTAAGCAGAAGTAATCCTTTTGATATGGGACGTGTAGATGCCGACTTGATGTATAAAAAAGTTAAATCTTGGGATTGGGGTAATAGCGGAAGCCCAGATATTTACCATGATCCTGAAACACGCAAAAACTCTATCTCATACAGAGGGAATTTAGCCCGATTAATGGAACAATTAATCAATGAAAATAAATTAGACAAAGCTGAAGATGTAGCCGATATTGCCATGAAAAATATGCCTATAGACTATTTTGGTTATTACACCCTTTTAGAACCATATATTGCAGGATATTACGAAGTAGGCGCTACAGAAAAAGCGAGACAATTATTTAAAGAAGTGGCTACAAAGTACCAAGAGAACCTAAATTATTACAGTACACTAAAAGTTGAGAAACAATACGACATGGCTGAAGATATTGTAACTAATATTGAACGTTATAAATCGTTAGTAGATGTTTTATTGAGACATGATGAAGCCTTTGCTAAAACCGAAATGCAAACGTTTAATAATCACTTAAAACTCTTTGAACATTTTTACGGCGGTAGTGGTCCTGACCCAGAAACACCTGAACCTGCAGACATAGATCTGCAATCAATACCTGATAGTGCTTTAATGCCAGCAGAATAA
- the rimP gene encoding ribosome assembly cofactor RimP has product MFRTTVEDLLEKTLQERNDLFLISLTISAEHAIKIIIDGDEGVSVEDCMFVSRAIESGIDREEQDFSLEVMSAGAASPLLLSRQYAKNIGRTLEVKTKTETIEAVLVDANEDEIVLEWKAREPKPVGKGKVTVQKKANISYNDIVEAKVMIKF; this is encoded by the coding sequence ATGTTTAGAACAACTGTTGAAGATTTATTAGAAAAGACCTTACAAGAACGAAATGATTTGTTTTTGATAAGTTTAACTATTTCCGCAGAGCATGCTATTAAAATCATTATTGATGGAGATGAAGGTGTGAGTGTAGAGGATTGTATGTTTGTAAGTCGGGCTATAGAATCAGGAATAGACAGAGAAGAACAAGATTTTTCTTTAGAAGTTATGTCTGCAGGAGCAGCATCTCCGTTATTACTAAGCAGGCAATATGCTAAAAATATAGGAAGAACATTAGAAGTTAAGACCAAAACAGAGACTATTGAAGCTGTTTTAGTAGATGCTAATGAAGATGAAATAGTTTTAGAATGGAAAGCAAGAGAGCCAAAACCAGTAGGTAAAGGCAAAGTTACTGTTCAGAAAAAAGCAAATATTTCTTATAACGACATTGTAGAAGCTAAAGTGATGATTAAATTTTAA
- a CDS encoding universal stress protein, which yields MKRIMVPTDFSDEAEYATKVAAKFAKKFDCEIHLLHMIDLPVAELDKMHPTYSEIPEALYFMKLAAKKFNELLEKNFLQDITVHHSIKTNSTFQGINETARELDIDLIVMGSHGATGFKEIFIGSNTEKVVRTSEVPVLVIKSSINEFKADDMVFASDFNIENKHTYTEAIKFAEKFNSKIHLLLVNTPNTFSTSKESLDRIEKFIEGSDYKNYTINIQNDDTIEKGILNFAEKISADIIGISTNGRQGIAHFFNGSISEDIVNHAVRPVITFKI from the coding sequence ATGAAAAGAATAATGGTCCCAACAGATTTTTCGGACGAAGCAGAATACGCTACTAAAGTTGCCGCTAAATTTGCTAAAAAATTTGATTGTGAAATACACTTATTACACATGATAGATCTTCCTGTTGCAGAACTAGATAAAATGCACCCTACTTATAGCGAAATACCGGAGGCACTTTATTTCATGAAACTTGCAGCAAAAAAATTTAACGAACTCTTAGAGAAAAACTTTTTACAAGACATTACCGTACATCACTCTATAAAAACCAACTCTACATTTCAAGGTATAAATGAAACTGCAAGAGAATTAGATATTGATCTTATAGTTATGGGCTCTCATGGCGCAACAGGTTTTAAAGAAATCTTTATTGGCTCTAACACAGAGAAAGTTGTACGTACTTCTGAAGTCCCAGTTTTAGTTATTAAAAGTTCTATAAACGAATTTAAAGCAGATGACATGGTGTTTGCCTCAGATTTTAATATTGAAAACAAACATACCTACACAGAAGCCATAAAATTTGCTGAAAAATTTAATTCTAAAATTCACTTACTATTAGTAAACACACCTAACACCTTTTCTACAAGTAAAGAATCTCTAGACCGTATTGAAAAATTCATTGAAGGTTCTGATTACAAAAATTACACCATAAACATTCAAAACGACGATACTATTGAAAAAGGCATTTTAAACTTTGCTGAAAAAATTAGCGCAGATATTATTGGCATTAGCACCAATGGGAGACAAGGTATTGCACATTTCTTTAATGGTAGCATTAGCGAAGACATAGTTAACCACGCCGTAAGACCTGTTATTACTTTTAAAATTTAA
- a CDS encoding thioredoxin family protein has protein sequence MSKFGELIDVSIPVLLNFFTEWNEQSTAMHPILRDVAAALGDKAKVIKIDVEKNKELVEALRVKGLPTLIIYKHGEMKWRYSGEQDANTLIGIVRQYI, from the coding sequence ATGTCAAAATTCGGGGAATTAATAGATGTTAGCATTCCGGTATTATTAAACTTCTTTACAGAGTGGAATGAACAATCTACAGCCATGCATCCTATCTTAAGAGATGTAGCAGCTGCTTTAGGAGATAAAGCTAAAGTGATTAAAATTGATGTAGAAAAAAACAAAGAATTAGTTGAAGCACTTCGTGTAAAAGGCTTGCCTACATTAATTATTTATAAGCATGGTGAAATGAAATGGAGATATAGTGGGGAACAAGATGCCAATACTCTTATAGGTATTGTAAGACAATATATCTAA
- the nusA gene encoding transcription termination factor NusA — protein sequence MENLALIDSFSEFKDDKLIDRVTLMAILEDVFRNALKKKFGDDDNFDIIINPDKGDLEIWRNRIVVADGEVEEPNQEISLSEARKIEPDFEVGEDVSEEVKLIDLGRRAILALRQNLISKIHEHDNTNIYKQFKDLIGDIYTAEVHHIRHRAVILLDDEGNEIILPKEKQIPSDFFRKGDNVRGVIENVELKGSKPAIIMSRTSPLFLEKLFEQEIPEVFDGLISVKNVVRIPGEKAKVAVDSYDDRIDPVGACVGMKGSRIHGIVRELGNENIDVINFTSNLQLYITRALSPAKVTSIKIDEENKRAEVILKPEEVSKAIGRGGHNIRLAGQLTGYEIDVFREGAEEDVELTEFSDEIDSWIIDELSKAGLDTAKSVLDQDVEDLVKRTDLEEETINEVIRILREEFEE from the coding sequence ATGGAAAATCTTGCGTTAATTGATTCTTTTTCAGAATTTAAGGACGATAAATTAATAGATCGTGTAACGTTAATGGCGATTTTAGAAGATGTTTTTAGAAACGCATTAAAGAAAAAATTTGGAGATGATGATAATTTTGATATTATTATAAATCCAGATAAAGGCGATTTAGAAATATGGAGAAACCGTATTGTAGTTGCAGATGGGGAGGTTGAAGAACCAAATCAAGAGATTTCATTAAGTGAAGCTCGTAAAATTGAGCCTGATTTTGAAGTAGGTGAAGATGTGTCTGAAGAAGTGAAGTTAATAGATTTAGGTCGTCGTGCTATCTTAGCATTGCGTCAAAATTTAATTTCTAAAATTCATGAACACGACAATACAAATATTTACAAACAGTTTAAAGACTTAATTGGAGATATTTATACGGCAGAAGTGCACCATATTCGTCATAGAGCTGTAATTTTGTTAGATGATGAAGGAAACGAAATCATTTTACCAAAAGAAAAACAAATTCCTTCGGATTTTTTCCGAAAAGGAGATAATGTAAGAGGAGTAATTGAAAATGTAGAATTAAAGGGAAGTAAACCGGCAATTATTATGTCGCGTACATCACCTTTATTTTTAGAAAAATTATTCGAACAAGAAATACCAGAAGTTTTTGATGGATTAATTTCTGTTAAAAATGTAGTAAGAATACCAGGTGAAAAAGCAAAAGTAGCAGTAGATTCTTACGATGATCGTATAGATCCAGTTGGTGCCTGTGTAGGTATGAAAGGATCTAGAATTCACGGCATAGTTCGTGAATTAGGTAACGAAAATATAGATGTTATCAATTTTACAAGTAACTTGCAATTGTACATCACTAGAGCGCTAAGTCCAGCAAAAGTGACATCAATTAAAATTGATGAAGAAAATAAACGTGCAGAAGTTATTTTAAAACCTGAAGAAGTAAGTAAAGCCATTGGACGTGGTGGTCACAACATCAGATTAGCCGGTCAATTAACAGGTTATGAGATTGATGTATTTAGAGAAGGTGCAGAAGAAGACGTGGAGTTAACCGAGTTTTCTGATGAAATTGATAGCTGGATTATTGATGAGTTAAGCAAAGCTGGGCTTGATACAGCAAAAAGTGTTCTAGACCAAGATGTAGAAGATTTGGTGAAAAGAACAGATTTAGAAGAAGAAACAATTAACGAAGTTATTAGAATTCTTAGAGAAGAGTTTGAAGAATAA
- a CDS encoding polysaccharide deacetylase family protein: protein MGLIPVKTPKLIKGIFPNYVWDMPLLDNKTIYLTFDDGPHPEITPWVLKTLACYNAKATFFCIGDNVRKYPETFTNTINAGHSIGNHTFNHLNGWHTNTNEYVKNVEKAAQLIPSKLFRPPYGKIKNKQANILRQHGYKIIMWSIISFDWDKNLKAEQCLNHVIKHAEDGHIIVFHDSLKAAKNMQFALPKVLAYFSEKGYQFKGLSV from the coding sequence ATGGGTTTAATTCCTGTAAAAACACCTAAACTAATAAAAGGCATATTTCCAAACTACGTTTGGGATATGCCTTTATTAGATAACAAAACCATCTATTTAACTTTTGACGATGGTCCCCACCCAGAGATTACACCTTGGGTTTTAAAAACTTTAGCTTGTTATAATGCTAAAGCTACTTTTTTTTGCATAGGCGATAATGTTAGAAAATACCCAGAGACATTTACTAACACTATTAATGCGGGTCATAGCATAGGGAACCACACCTTTAACCATTTAAATGGCTGGCATACAAACACTAATGAATATGTTAAAAATGTAGAAAAAGCAGCCCAATTAATTCCATCTAAACTGTTTAGGCCTCCTTATGGCAAAATTAAAAATAAGCAAGCCAACATATTAAGACAACACGGGTACAAGATTATCATGTGGAGCATAATTTCGTTTGATTGGGATAAAAATTTAAAAGCAGAGCAGTGTTTAAACCATGTAATAAAACATGCAGAAGACGGACATATCATTGTATTTCACGACAGCTTAAAAGCAGCTAAAAATATGCAATTTGCCCTACCAAAGGTGCTAGCATATTTCAGTGAAAAGGGCTATCAGTTTAAGGGACTATCAGTTTAG